A segment of the Candidatus Synechococcus calcipolaris G9 genome:
CTGTAGTTGCTCTACGGTGGCCTTTAACTGGGCAAAGGCGGCGGGATCAACCCCACCACTGGCTGCGGGGGCGGCATTTATTTGATCCTGAAGTTGACTGACAACGGTCTTGAGGGCCAGCAACTCAGAATGATCGACTGCACCAGCAGCGGGTTGGGGTGTTGGTTCAGGTGCGGGTAGGGGGGCAAGGCGCGCTTTAGAAAAGGCTCGTTTAATGGCCTCTTCCAGATCCGCCTTTTCAAAGGGCTTCTCAATAAATTCAAACAGTTCAAAGGGTTCCCGGAGTTTTTCGGTGACTTCTTCCCGCCGACCAGACATAATCACGAGGGGAACACGCCCTAGAAGTTGTCGCTTTTCCAGTTCTTGGACGATTTCCCAACCACTTACCTTAGGCAAAATAAAATCCAGCATGATTAGGGTGGGAGTGGATTCGGTAATTCTATCGAGACCTTCGCGGCCATCCTTTGCTTCGACGATTTCATAATCGCCCTCAGGAATCATGTCCCGTACCCGCATCCGAATGACTTTACTATCATCGATAACAACTATTTTCTTTTGCACGGAAACACCCCATTCTGATTATGAATAGAGACATAACTGACGCTATTGACGCTACCGACCCTACCGATGCTTAAATAGTTTCCTAGAACTGGGGCGATCGCCACGGAAATCAGTCCAAAGAAATCCTCAGGGAAACGTAATAGCCAGGTCAGAACTCGCTGAATCAAAATAACCACTCTTTTTTGATCATTGATCATGGAGGATGTCTGACGTATTCATAACACGTTATCATAAAAAGAAAAAATAATCTCTCTAATAATTAAATCCTCTTAATTATTCCTCGTAACTTAATTTAGCCCGTTTCTATTTTTTATACTACTCCTAATACTGCTGTCGACTCGTTGATGTTAAGGGGACTATCAAAGCTTGAGTCAACCCACCATTGAACGACTACCGCCGTGGTTACATCAGCCCCTAGGCAAGGCCACTGAGATTTCTACGGTACAGCGACTCCTACGCCAATACCAAATCCACACCATCTGTGAAGAGGGCCGTTGCCCCAATCGAGGGGAGTGCTATGGCCAGAAAACAGCCACGTTTCTACTGATGGGCCCGGTATGTACCCGCTCCTGTGCCTTTTGCCAAGTGGAGAAGGGACAGGCTCCCCACGGAATTGATCCCCAGGAGTCAGAAAAAATTACCGCTGCTGTCCAGGCCCTTGGCCTCCGCTATGTGGTGTTAACGGCCGTTGCTCGGGATGATTTGCCCGATCAGGGGGCCGGACAATTTGTGGCTACGATGAATGCTCTGCATCGCCTTGATCCGACCCTAGGCATTGAGGTACTAACCCCTGATTTTCGGATGGATAAAAACGGCCGCGGTTTAAGTCAACGGGATTGTGTAGCAATGATTGTGGCGGCGGGGCCAGCCTGCTATAACCACAATCTAGAAACCGTTGCCCGACTCCAAGGGGTGGTGCGGCGGGGAGCAACCTATGGGTCATCGTTACAGGTTTTAGCTCTGGCGAAGAAAATAAATGCTGCGATTCCCACTAAATCCGGTTTGATGTTGGGGTTGGGGGAGACGGAGACGGAGATCATTCAAGCCTTGGCGGATTTACGCTCCGTGGGCTGCGATCGCCTGACATTGGGACAATACCTGCGGCCATCCCTAGCCCATTTACCCGTACAAAAATATTGGCATCCCGATGAATTTGTTCGCCTGGGGAACATTGCCAAAGAAATGGGGTTTGAACGGGTGAGATCGGGGCCCCTAGTGCGGAGTTCCTACCATGCCCATGACGAGAATTAGGGTACGTTTGTGGGGCTATCCTTCTTGCCCTGATAGGATAGGTAAGGGGTTTCTCGGTAAATTTTCATACTTTTTCTGCAATATTTTCTAGAGGTGATGATCCTTTGACCGTTCGTGTCCGCATTGCTCCAAGTCCAACGGGTAACTTACATATTGGTACCGCCCGCACAGCCGTTTTTAATTGGCTGTATGGACGACATCATCAAGGAACGTTTATCCTCCGCATTGAAGATACGGATCAGGAGCGATCGCGATCAGACTATACCGAAAATATTATCTCTGGACTAAAGTGGCTTGGATTAGATTGGGATGAGGGCCCCTTCTTTCAAACCCAACGTCTAGAGCATTACGAAGCAGCAGTGCAAACCCTCCTAGATGCTGGTTTAGCCTACTATTGCTACTGCACTCCCGCAGAACTCGATGACCTGCGGGCCCGCCAAAAAGCCAAGGGTCAGGCCCCCCGCTACGACAACCGCCACCGCAATTTAACCCCAGAGCAGCAGTCCGCCTTTGATGCGGAGGGTCGGGAGCCGGTGATCCGGTTCAAAATCGAAGACGATCGGCAAATTCAATGGACAGATCTCGTGCGGGGAACCGTGACCTGGAAAGGGGCTGACCTAGGTGGAGACATGGTAATTAGTCGGGCTGCGCCTCGGGGAACCATTGGCATTCCACTATATAACTTAGTTGTGGTCGTGGATGACATTGCCATGGGCATTACCGATGTCATTCGGGGTGAGGATCACATTGGCAATACACCGAAACAAATTTTGCTCTATGAGGCCCTAGGGGCACCCCTTCCCAATTTCGGCCATACGCCCCTGATTTTGAATACGAGTGGTCAAAAACTTTCCAAACGGGATGGGGTTACATCCATTTCCGATTTTCAGGAGATGGGCTATTTAGCAGAGGCTCTGACTAACTATATGACCCTATTGGGATGGTCTCCCCCGGAGGAGCTATCGGAAATCTTTAACCTGTCCGCAGCGGCAGCAGTATTTTCCTTTGATCGGGTCAATAAGGCAGGAGCCAAGTTTGACTGG
Coding sequences within it:
- a CDS encoding response regulator translates to MQKKIVVIDDSKVIRMRVRDMIPEGDYEIVEAKDGREGLDRITESTPTLIMLDFILPKVSGWEIVQELEKRQLLGRVPLVIMSGRREEVTEKLREPFELFEFIEKPFEKADLEEAIKRAFSKARLAPLPAPEPTPQPAAGAVDHSELLALKTVVSQLQDQINAAPAASGGVDPAAFAQLKATVEQLQAQGSGGSGADRAKIAALEAQNKQLHTELDALKRTVIQVVNLIKKMQASGSHH
- the lipA gene encoding lipoyl synthase; the protein is MSQPTIERLPPWLHQPLGKATEISTVQRLLRQYQIHTICEEGRCPNRGECYGQKTATFLLMGPVCTRSCAFCQVEKGQAPHGIDPQESEKITAAVQALGLRYVVLTAVARDDLPDQGAGQFVATMNALHRLDPTLGIEVLTPDFRMDKNGRGLSQRDCVAMIVAAGPACYNHNLETVARLQGVVRRGATYGSSLQVLALAKKINAAIPTKSGLMLGLGETETEIIQALADLRSVGCDRLTLGQYLRPSLAHLPVQKYWHPDEFVRLGNIAKEMGFERVRSGPLVRSSYHAHDEN
- the gltX gene encoding glutamate--tRNA ligase encodes the protein MTVRVRIAPSPTGNLHIGTARTAVFNWLYGRHHQGTFILRIEDTDQERSRSDYTENIISGLKWLGLDWDEGPFFQTQRLEHYEAAVQTLLDAGLAYYCYCTPAELDDLRARQKAKGQAPRYDNRHRNLTPEQQSAFDAEGREPVIRFKIEDDRQIQWTDLVRGTVTWKGADLGGDMVISRAAPRGTIGIPLYNLVVVVDDIAMGITDVIRGEDHIGNTPKQILLYEALGAPLPNFGHTPLILNTSGQKLSKRDGVTSISDFQEMGYLAEALTNYMTLLGWSPPEELSEIFNLSAAAAVFSFDRVNKAGAKFDWDKLNWLNSQYLHQMPLPQLLDHLIRVWQGAGYDFDPTGDRPWLESLTALLQPSLVKLTDAIAQGRLFFNEPPSMDGEAISQLNQSGSDEVLTQLLHGRQSEGQLTPETAKSLINHATKAVGVKKGLTMRTLRAALTGAIHGPDLIETWLILHQRRWDIPRLERAISLYSNSN